The following DNA comes from Candidatus Woesearchaeota archaeon.
TGTTAGGGCGCGAAGAAAACTATGAACATATAATATCTGTAGTCAGATGCTATTTTGCTGCTGATCTTTATAGTGGAGAAGCAAAAGGTGAACCCAAAAAGCATGATGAAATGACTGTAAAATATTTTCTTAAATAACTTTATTTTCTCAGTAATCTTTATAAATAAACACGCAATTCTCTGCATTGCTGAGGCTATAATGTGAATGTTATAGTTCTCGGGAGGAAAAATGGACATAAAACTAACAATAAGCGACTCTAAGACTGGAAAGTCTTACAAGAGAGAGCTGAAAGGGCAGGATTCTAAGGTGCTGATCGGCAAGAAGATCGGCGACATTGTAAAGGGCGACAACATTGGATTTAGCGGCTATGAGTTCCAGGTAACAGGCGGCTCTGATGACTGCGGATTTCCTATGAGAAGAGATGTTGAAGGGATCACCAAAAGAAAAATCTACACTGTAAAGAGCAAGGGAATCAGAGTCGGGGAAAAGGGC
Coding sequences within:
- a CDS encoding 30S ribosomal protein S6e, which translates into the protein MDIKLTISDSKTGKSYKRELKGQDSKVLIGKKIGDIVKGDNIGFSGYEFQVTGGSDDCGFPMRRDVEGITKRKIYTVKSKGIRVGEKGIKIRKTVAGNTVGIKTSQVNLKITKEGNEKFAEEKKEGEEAAKEEKPAEVKKEEEKPADVKEKKVEHKEEKTEEKK